One genomic segment of Pseudobacteriovorax antillogorgiicola includes these proteins:
- a CDS encoding pirin family protein, which translates to MSQVIHRADSRGHADHGWLNSHHTFSFASYFDPKRMGFGALRVINDDVVAPSRGFGTHPHANMEIISVPLEGSLAHKDTMGHDFVISKGEVQAMTAGTGVAHSEFNHSDRESVNFLQIWVLPRLMGVKPAYSQKTFEPNERVNRWQLVVSPDGRQGSVTINQDAHFSMAKIDVGRSLDYELQGDDHGAYIFVISGNVKVDGETLGPRDGLGLTDPKLLTIAAESDAEILLMDVPMTVI; encoded by the coding sequence ATGAGCCAAGTCATTCACAGAGCCGATTCTCGCGGCCACGCTGATCACGGCTGGTTGAATAGTCATCATACCTTTAGCTTCGCCAGTTACTTTGACCCTAAGAGAATGGGCTTCGGGGCCTTGCGAGTGATCAATGACGATGTGGTGGCGCCAAGCAGGGGCTTCGGAACTCATCCCCATGCAAATATGGAAATCATATCCGTACCTTTGGAAGGCTCACTGGCCCACAAGGACACCATGGGTCATGACTTCGTAATTTCGAAGGGCGAGGTTCAGGCGATGACTGCTGGAACGGGTGTTGCCCACAGCGAGTTTAACCACTCCGATCGGGAGTCGGTGAACTTCCTGCAAATCTGGGTTTTACCTAGGTTGATGGGCGTGAAGCCAGCCTATTCGCAAAAGACGTTTGAGCCAAATGAGAGGGTCAATCGATGGCAGCTGGTGGTATCACCGGATGGTCGGCAGGGCTCCGTGACCATCAATCAAGATGCACATTTCTCAATGGCTAAGATTGATGTGGGCCGCTCTTTAGACTACGAGCTTCAAGGCGATGATCATGGAGCATACATTTTCGTTATCAGCGGCAATGTGAAGGTCGATGGCGAAACATTAGGGCCAAGGGATGGTCTGGGTTTGACCGACCCCAAATTGTTGACTATAGCAGCGGAGTCCGATGCTGAGATTCTGCTGATGGACGTGCCGATGACGGTTATCTAG